The window TATTTTGCAGCTCCTCTGCCCGTACGATCCTTCAACCTCGTATAGTATTGTCTTCTTCACACTAACCCACGCCAAGCTCCTCTTGTTTGTTAGTATGCTAACGTTTTTCTTTGCTGTAAATATTGGGTCTCTTTGTGTTTCTCCATCGTATACCGCCCAGCAATCTCCCATGCTCAACTTCTGGTCGATAAATCAAGAAGAAAGGAAAATTCAAGACTAGTTTCATAATAAGGATTCACCACCAACGATAAATTGTTCTAGTGGCTAAAACTCTTTGATTATCTAATATGAAAAGTACCTTTCGGCGGATGGAGAGGAGAGGTAAGCCGGAAGCGTCCATAAGGACGATGTTGTCTTTAGGAGAGTTCATGTAGTTGTCAACCCTAAAGACAAGGTTTCCATTAGAGTTGTAAACTGTGAATCCATCGCAGTTGAAGAGAAGAGACTTCCTCCACACTGTTAAAACCACGGCTGCTTTACTATCACACAAGCTTTCCTCGTAAGTGTTTGGGAACTTTGGGTGAACTtttgtcatttttcttcttGATTCTCTGTGTTTGTCTTTTCTTTGTGTGTTTGATGATTCTTGTTGGAGAAGATGAGTTGATATTTTGTTTGATGAAGGGGGTTGCgtgtttatatatacaaatgtaGAAAGAGAATATGGTTGCGCAAATGAAAAGAATGGTCTCATCTTCTTGTATCCCACTAGAGGTATCATTTTCAGTCTATTACTATAAGATATCCagtctttttaatttgtatattaaattaatgTATGCCTATATATAATCGAATATTATAGTACCGGTTTTAATTCACCTAAACTCCAACCAAATATTATATAggaacattatatttttattccaGATCTGGCCAATACTGGCCCTACAGAATAGCTTATGGtctcatatttaatataaatctaacGCAAGTTAGGAAAAAATCACTCACTAAGACCATCTTTAATGGGTTACTCTAATTTTTACTCtatgaaccaaaaaaaacaaattactctatatttagagtaaacctattttttactctattatagagtaaaaatagagtatcattgaaacattttttactttaaactttattttagaatgaaaaatagagtgggattggagatgctctaatccTAAATCAAATAGTTGAGAAATTAACATGAGTAGTACAGTACACGACTAATCAAATACTGTTTGGCTATTGTAAGTTTTAAATATTATCGTTGTTTTATTAACAtgctattttataaattttattctcTCAACTATATACTGAAGTTcaagtttcaaaaaagaaaaaactatataCTGGTGTATACTTTTagactaaaaataatattttattattttcctaacatttttctattataaatagagttttttttttaataaatagagaaTATTATTGTCTCAtgtatagaaa of the Brassica rapa cultivar Chiifu-401-42 chromosome A03, CAAS_Brap_v3.01, whole genome shotgun sequence genome contains:
- the LOC103857799 gene encoding protein LURP-one-related 8; this translates as MRPFFSFAQPYSLSTFVYINTQPPSSNKISTHLLQQESSNTQRKDKHRESRRKMTKVHPKFPNTYEESLCDSKAAVVLTVWRKSLLFNCDGFTVYNSNGNLVFRVDNYMNSPKDNIVLMDASGLPLLSIRRKKLSMGDCWAVYDGETQRDPIFTAKKNVSILTNKRSLAWVSVKKTILYEVEGSYGQRSCKIVDVRRNKKKTAEIKRKDAMVGGGSFGKDVFKLIVEPEMEPRVAMALTIILDKMFRSY